One part of the Bacteroidia bacterium genome encodes these proteins:
- a CDS encoding helix-turn-helix transcriptional regulator, translated as MKILSKGRYYGNQNSERSFNGVLLSHYTYTGVKTDWHYHENPYFMYVLQGNMKDCNRKQKTLCPSGSLMYNNWQEPHYGSKHSEQASGFHLEFETSWLRKNGFTENLLEGSQLIEHPRIHVLFVRLFHEFAFKDTYNEVSVELLLLQLCEALNSAKQLAGAEEPEWIAGLKELLHYDTNKLSLQYLSDQLGVHPVHISRAAPKYLSMSVGEYIRKEKLKKAIPLLYSPSLSLTEIAYQSGFSDQSHFNRVFKSYFGMNPGDYRKKGQLSFCS; from the coding sequence ATGAAGATCTTAAGTAAAGGAAGATATTACGGCAACCAAAATTCTGAGCGCTCCTTCAATGGGGTGCTCTTATCGCATTATACCTATACAGGAGTAAAAACGGATTGGCATTACCATGAAAATCCCTATTTCATGTACGTATTGCAAGGAAATATGAAGGACTGTAACAGAAAGCAGAAAACCCTCTGTCCTTCTGGAAGCCTGATGTACAACAATTGGCAAGAGCCTCACTATGGATCCAAACATTCTGAGCAGGCCAGTGGATTTCATTTGGAATTTGAAACAAGCTGGCTAAGGAAAAACGGTTTTACTGAAAACTTGTTGGAAGGAAGTCAATTAATCGAGCATCCCCGGATTCACGTATTGTTTGTCCGACTCTTTCACGAATTCGCTTTCAAGGACACCTATAATGAAGTTTCGGTTGAGCTATTACTTCTGCAGCTATGTGAGGCCTTGAATTCGGCAAAACAACTGGCTGGGGCGGAAGAGCCTGAATGGATTGCGGGCCTTAAAGAATTGCTCCACTACGACACAAACAAGCTTAGCCTCCAATACCTTTCCGATCAATTGGGCGTACATCCTGTGCACATTTCCAGAGCTGCTCCCAAATATCTTTCGATGAGTGTGGGAGAATATATTCGAAAAGAAAAACTCAAAAAAGCGATTCCCCTCCTCTATAGTCCTTCTTTATCTCTTACTGAAATTGCTTACCAGTCCGGCTTTTCAGACCAAAGCCATTTCAATCGGGTTTTTAAATCCTATTTCGGAATGAATCCGGGAGATTATCGAAAAAAAGGACAGCTGTCTTTCTGCTCCTGA
- a CDS encoding serine hydrolase, with the protein MYKYLIIFAFLSFSILLSCAQTEANDYEGEWIGHLPDRNSFNFEIRLEKLAENEYQLLISNDKPLLNKKVNSSSKDHLQFNIEDQLDLNFYKHGKTRQLSGFIKSGRFYYHLDLQEQEPHVYMGKWNPFMVHKGLISDDVMLYMEYDAESELVAYPFFGDQRFRGTWTSGFKQKGNTLYYQDSNTGFNFRSRLSGESVSLEIYLVDALITKTQLRHANDWEYKRDPDPEGQGPQTPESLEDGWETANIRDFGFKEDKLLRMIDRVKDNSLVNTHSILIAKEGNLVFENYFEGFNAHIPHDLRSASKSISSATIGIAIDEEIIKGVDEKLYDFIPQKYQYTKDKQKAEISLKDLLTMSSGLDVNKQASENYYQDPRNTDNWLKTVLEAPMVNEPGSYADYGSANPFLLGVCLSERLDKPVEVYMHEKLFAPLGITNYINQSDETKERPYFGGGMLLTPRDLLKFGQLFLNKGSWKGKRIISESWVEESTQKHVRLQDYEDKNEYGYQWWHDSYEVNGQKINAIEARGAGGQFIFILPQLESVVVITSGNFRNGKGNQARTILKDYILPAMVF; encoded by the coding sequence ATGTATAAATACCTGATCATTTTCGCATTTCTATCATTTTCCATTCTCCTAAGTTGCGCCCAAACAGAGGCAAACGATTATGAAGGAGAATGGATCGGCCATTTACCGGATAGGAATAGTTTCAATTTTGAAATTCGCCTGGAAAAGCTGGCAGAGAATGAGTACCAGCTCCTCATTTCCAATGATAAGCCTCTCCTGAATAAAAAAGTAAATTCTTCGAGTAAAGATCATCTCCAATTCAATATCGAAGATCAGCTAGACCTTAATTTTTACAAACATGGAAAGACCAGGCAATTGTCTGGCTTTATCAAATCTGGAAGATTTTACTACCATCTGGATTTACAGGAACAAGAACCTCATGTTTATATGGGCAAATGGAATCCATTTATGGTTCATAAAGGCCTTATATCCGATGATGTCATGCTTTATATGGAGTATGACGCAGAGTCGGAACTTGTAGCCTATCCATTTTTTGGAGATCAAAGATTCAGAGGAACCTGGACAAGCGGCTTTAAACAAAAAGGAAATACCCTATACTACCAAGATAGCAATACAGGGTTTAATTTTCGATCAAGGCTTTCAGGGGAAAGCGTAAGCCTGGAAATTTATTTAGTTGATGCCCTGATTACCAAGACCCAGCTTAGGCACGCAAATGATTGGGAATATAAAAGAGATCCAGACCCTGAAGGACAAGGTCCCCAAACACCAGAATCCCTGGAGGATGGCTGGGAGACTGCAAATATTCGGGATTTTGGGTTTAAAGAAGATAAATTGCTTAGGATGATTGATCGGGTAAAGGACAATAGCCTGGTAAATACCCATAGTATCCTTATCGCTAAAGAAGGGAATTTGGTATTTGAAAACTATTTTGAAGGATTCAATGCCCATATTCCTCATGATTTGCGTTCGGCTTCCAAGAGCATTTCCTCAGCTACTATTGGCATCGCTATAGATGAGGAAATCATTAAAGGGGTTGATGAAAAACTATATGATTTCATTCCCCAGAAATACCAATACACCAAAGACAAACAAAAAGCTGAGATTAGCCTCAAGGATTTATTGACGATGAGCTCAGGACTGGATGTAAACAAACAGGCATCTGAAAACTATTATCAGGATCCTCGCAATACGGACAATTGGCTAAAAACAGTACTAGAGGCACCTATGGTTAATGAACCGGGAAGCTATGCCGATTATGGTTCAGCCAATCCCTTTCTACTTGGCGTTTGTCTAAGTGAACGTTTGGATAAACCTGTGGAAGTATATATGCATGAAAAACTCTTTGCACCTCTGGGCATAACCAACTACATAAATCAGTCAGACGAAACAAAAGAGAGGCCTTATTTTGGAGGAGGCATGCTACTTACTCCCAGAGATCTCCTCAAATTCGGACAACTTTTTCTCAATAAAGGGAGCTGGAAAGGAAAGCGGATCATCTCAGAAAGCTGGGTCGAGGAGTCGACTCAAAAACATGTTCGATTGCAGGACTACGAGGATAAAAATGAATACGGATACCAGTGGTGGCACGATAGCTATGAGGTAAATGGACAGAAAATAAATGCCATAGAAGCCAGAGGTGCAGGCGGCCAATTCATCTTTATTCTCCCTCAGTTGGAATCTGTGGTGGTGATTACTTCCGGCAATTTCAGAAATGGAAAAGGGAATCAGGCTCGAACCATTTTAAAAGACTATATTCTTCCAGCAATGGTATTTTAG
- a CDS encoding DUF1961 family protein, translating into MPNIFFITLIGLFLFSAFGCKEKSAHKTPWIKSELLFEDKGIHNWQAKWMLDGERAQILHTEAGMELIAGPEHGNDTCHTVLWTKESFSGNIRIEYDYTRTDTTTRCVNILYFHATGSDNEGYPQDISLWNAKRKVPHMRTYFNNMHAYHISYAAFSAKEYSGDNDYIRLRRYNPQIGGLKGTDIAGDKFRTGLFKPNISYHISLSKYEGQIEMHIQNLEDKSDNLLCSWDVSGFPLYESGRIGFRHMYTRKARYKNIEVWRLKAKP; encoded by the coding sequence ATGCCTAATATCTTTTTCATCACCCTTATCGGCCTTTTTCTATTCTCTGCATTCGGATGTAAAGAAAAGAGCGCGCATAAAACTCCCTGGATAAAATCAGAATTACTGTTCGAGGATAAGGGAATCCATAACTGGCAGGCAAAGTGGATGCTGGATGGAGAAAGGGCGCAAATCCTTCATACAGAAGCAGGCATGGAACTGATTGCGGGTCCTGAGCATGGGAATGATACTTGTCATACTGTTTTATGGACGAAAGAAAGCTTTAGCGGAAATATTAGGATTGAATACGATTATACACGCACCGACACAACTACCCGATGTGTAAACATCCTGTATTTCCATGCAACAGGCTCAGATAATGAAGGATATCCCCAGGATATTTCCTTATGGAATGCAAAACGCAAAGTTCCCCATATGAGGACTTATTTCAATAATATGCATGCCTATCATATCAGTTATGCAGCCTTTTCCGCCAAAGAATATTCCGGTGATAATGATTACATCCGCTTGCGAAGGTATAATCCTCAAATAGGAGGACTAAAAGGGACAGATATAGCCGGAGACAAATTCCGAACAGGCCTATTCAAACCGAATATTTCTTATCACATAAGCTTAAGCAAATATGAGGGTCAGATCGAAATGCATATCCAAAATCTCGAGGACAAATCTGATAATTTGCTTTGTAGCTGGGACGTTTCGGGATTTCCTTTATATGAATCGGGCAGAATAGGATTCCGCCATATGTATACGCGAAAAGCAAGATATAAGAATATTGAAGTATGGCGGCTGAAAGCAAAGCCCTAA
- a CDS encoding EthD family reductase, translating into MKGKIILLLIVALASFSACQQTQKSQEAPQAAATESPKSDKGMIKVSILYPNEEGKTFDMDYYSQKHMPMVADLLGESLKKLKIDKGIGGRTPDEPIPYFAIGYLYFDKLSEYQEAFGPVAGQITGDIPNYTNVQPIVQISEVLE; encoded by the coding sequence ATGAAAGGAAAGATTATCCTCCTATTGATTGTAGCCCTGGCTAGCTTTAGCGCTTGCCAACAAACTCAGAAGTCCCAGGAAGCTCCTCAAGCTGCTGCTACAGAAAGTCCAAAAAGTGATAAAGGTATGATCAAAGTTAGCATCCTTTACCCCAATGAAGAAGGCAAAACCTTCGACATGGACTATTATTCCCAAAAACACATGCCTATGGTCGCGGACTTATTGGGAGAATCTCTGAAGAAGCTGAAAATTGATAAAGGAATCGGAGGAAGAACTCCTGATGAACCTATTCCCTATTTTGCGATCGGCTATTTGTATTTCGACAAACTTTCCGAATATCAGGAAGCATTTGGCCCAGTAGCGGGACAAATTACCGGCGACATTCCCAATTATACCAATGTTCAGCCGATAGTACAGATTAGCGAGGTTCTGGAATAA
- a CDS encoding YdeI/OmpD-associated family protein, translating to MHRFHAKLEIIVGNPFVYLPPAILQVIFEEAQKDKGHIPVRGTINALAYQQTLVKYSGAWRLYINMKMLKDSPRRIGEEISVEIEFDPSDRSIQPHPKLIEALNKNEAAKAVFDSLSPSRQKEIIRYIAQLKSAESVDRNVKRAINFLLGKERFVGRAKP from the coding sequence ATGCATCGCTTCCATGCCAAACTGGAAATCATAGTAGGTAACCCTTTCGTCTACCTTCCTCCAGCGATCCTCCAAGTAATATTTGAGGAAGCCCAGAAAGACAAGGGACACATTCCGGTCAGAGGTACCATCAATGCCCTGGCCTATCAACAAACGCTGGTAAAATACAGCGGTGCATGGCGGCTCTACATCAACATGAAAATGCTCAAAGATTCTCCCCGGAGAATAGGAGAAGAGATTTCTGTTGAGATTGAATTTGATCCCAGTGATAGAAGCATACAGCCACATCCAAAATTGATTGAGGCTTTGAATAAAAATGAAGCAGCAAAAGCTGTATTCGATAGCTTATCCCCTTCCCGACAAAAGGAAATCATCCGCTACATTGCCCAGCTAAAATCAGCGGAAAGTGTAGATAGAAATGTAAAGCGAGCCATTAATTTTCTATTGGGGAAAGAAAGATTTGTCGGCAGGGCTAAACCTTGA
- a CDS encoding two-component regulator propeller domain-containing protein — protein MLKPAFVYFSLLLICLSCNKQNKGNLAEESLTDFRQIAVDSTQQSAEEAYVDPFEGLNIDAQLMLVLRHVFQDKQENFWFVGDNVFLYNRDSLFKLDDIGLFDKLATRVVEEDQEGNIWIGSSEGVFKFDPTTSPNIGPESFHNFSEEEGMLGHDVWCLKADSKGRLWVGTMEGLSYFDGKNFTHFPLPEAEVDSNRGMSSANIVHSITEDRKGRMWFGTNGGAYVYDGKDLLNISVKDGLCHNAVNDIEEDEEGNIWFATHYQGVCRWDGKTFTSITDGLGLDEIECWFLFKDNAGNIWFPIEHKGVYRYDGQSLQNFHKAEGFPMNGVFSMIEDQEGNYWLSGFGGLYRYDGTAFLNFNKNSSWDF, from the coding sequence ATGCTTAAGCCTGCATTTGTATACTTCTCTCTACTACTTATTTGCTTAAGCTGCAATAAGCAAAACAAGGGAAACCTGGCTGAAGAATCCCTCACAGACTTCAGGCAGATTGCTGTGGATTCTACTCAGCAATCTGCTGAAGAAGCCTATGTTGATCCCTTTGAAGGTCTGAATATCGATGCCCAACTTATGTTGGTTCTCCGGCATGTCTTTCAGGATAAGCAAGAGAATTTCTGGTTCGTAGGAGATAATGTCTTTTTATACAATAGAGACAGCTTATTCAAGCTCGATGACATTGGGCTATTTGACAAGCTCGCCACCCGAGTGGTAGAAGAGGATCAGGAAGGCAATATCTGGATTGGTAGCTCTGAGGGAGTTTTCAAATTTGATCCCACAACGAGTCCGAATATCGGGCCTGAATCCTTCCATAACTTCTCAGAAGAGGAGGGGATGTTGGGCCATGATGTATGGTGTTTAAAGGCTGACAGCAAAGGAAGGCTCTGGGTAGGAACTATGGAAGGTTTAAGCTATTTCGATGGAAAGAATTTTACGCACTTTCCCCTACCCGAAGCAGAAGTGGATAGCAATAGAGGTATGAGCAGTGCAAATATTGTACATAGCATTACAGAAGATCGCAAAGGCCGGATGTGGTTTGGGACCAATGGAGGTGCTTATGTATATGATGGAAAAGACCTTCTAAATATTTCGGTGAAAGACGGACTTTGCCACAATGCAGTCAATGATATAGAAGAAGATGAAGAAGGTAATATCTGGTTTGCTACCCATTATCAAGGCGTATGTCGTTGGGATGGCAAGACCTTTACTTCAATCACAGATGGATTGGGCCTGGATGAAATAGAATGCTGGTTTCTCTTTAAAGATAATGCCGGCAATATTTGGTTTCCAATAGAACATAAGGGCGTCTATCGTTACGATGGTCAATCTCTTCAAAACTTCCACAAAGCAGAAGGCTTTCCTATGAATGGCGTATTTAGCATGATAGAAGACCAGGAAGGCAATTATTGGCTTTCCGGTTTTGGTGGCCTTTATCGCTATGATGGAACTGCCTTTCTCAACTTCAATAAGAATAGCTCCTGGGATTTTTAG
- a CDS encoding two-component regulator propeller domain-containing protein — MKSLLVYTSLLFLCFLACNKQQQSNLPEDNVENTKAAPIPAKPEVDRLFFVEGQLCQHLRNIFQDSKGNLWFGTNVYGIMRYDGDSLVYFDKDNEQSKIGRITGIVEDNDGNIWFGAYGGLLKYDGSSFQNFTTKNGLIDHEIWSLIQDSEGIFWIGTTEGISRFDGQKFTSFPFPKAEVTNPDPVYAPNRISSLMEDSQGKIWIGTDGYGITLYDPSLSNESDAFSHITKAEGLADNNISGFLEGKNGDIWIGTMFGGLSRFDGKTFKNFTEEGIIEGVEVGGFHLDRKGNFWFTAENNGVYRYDGSSFSNFYKDANLPTNAILAIYEDKESRFWFGGWGGLFRFDGESFQAVSKEGPWD; from the coding sequence ATGAAAAGCCTTCTAGTATATACAAGCCTCTTATTCCTTTGTTTCCTTGCTTGCAATAAGCAACAACAGAGCAATTTGCCTGAGGACAATGTTGAAAACACCAAAGCGGCACCTATTCCCGCTAAACCAGAAGTGGATAGACTCTTTTTCGTAGAAGGCCAGCTCTGCCAGCATCTTCGCAACATCTTTCAGGATAGCAAAGGCAATCTATGGTTCGGAACCAATGTATATGGCATCATGCGCTATGATGGGGATAGTCTGGTCTATTTTGACAAAGACAATGAGCAGAGCAAAATAGGTCGTATCACGGGAATTGTAGAAGATAACGATGGAAATATTTGGTTTGGAGCCTATGGAGGTTTGCTGAAATATGATGGGAGCAGTTTTCAGAATTTCACAACTAAAAATGGCCTTATCGATCATGAGATCTGGAGTTTGATTCAGGATAGTGAGGGCATATTTTGGATAGGAACAACCGAAGGTATTAGTCGGTTTGATGGTCAAAAATTCACCTCCTTTCCCTTTCCTAAAGCAGAAGTCACCAATCCCGATCCGGTCTATGCTCCCAATCGGATTTCAAGTCTCATGGAGGACAGTCAGGGAAAAATTTGGATAGGAACCGATGGATATGGCATCACCCTATATGATCCTTCTCTCTCCAATGAATCTGATGCTTTTAGCCATATTACCAAAGCAGAAGGCCTCGCAGATAATAACATCAGTGGCTTTCTGGAAGGCAAAAATGGAGACATCTGGATCGGGACCATGTTTGGGGGCCTTAGTCGATTTGATGGAAAAACCTTTAAAAATTTCACCGAAGAAGGAATCATCGAAGGGGTGGAAGTAGGCGGCTTTCATCTGGACAGAAAAGGAAATTTTTGGTTCACAGCCGAGAACAATGGTGTATATCGCTATGATGGAAGCTCATTTAGCAATTTTTACAAAGACGCGAATCTTCCGACAAATGCTATTCTTGCCATTTATGAAGATAAAGAATCTCGCTTTTGGTTTGGAGGCTGGGGAGGGCTTTTTCGTTTTGATGGAGAAAGCTTTCAAGCAGTAAGCAAAGAAGGTCCCTGGGACTGA